The DNA region GGCTGCTGTTTAGCTGAGCTTTGGTTTGGATTTTGTCAGACGGTGTCTGTAGCCTTTTTTAAAGGGTAAAGCTggcaatattctgtatttttcttactgtcataATTACactaaaagaccaaaaccaacattgaATGTATCATATGAGCaagtatagtgtgtgtgtgtgtcagaacctgatatatcttcttcctctgtgccatagagctccattgttgttcaaaagctattaaaaacacatcaatgagctgcactgttgcactgggtgacatgttccttcattatcaCGAatgcacacactgtagtttattttgaatccATATACGCCTAGCCTGGTCCCAGACCTATGAATCGCCGCCCACATCTCAATATctttttcagtgatttacatAGATCTGGTGTTGTGGTCATCGACTGCTGTTTTGCTggttagaaaaacaaacaagccaaCCGGAGCTTTGTAAGCGAGATTAAGAATGGAAATGTCATCTTTCTGTGCCAGAGCCACGAAAATAGAAACAGGAAAATGGGCATAGACATGACGAGATCGACGCAGTTGTACGGGTTGTTATAAGTTGAGTTAGAGAAATAACTCTTAAATTGGCATATTTATTTGATTGACAGGACAAACGATAAGTTAACTGCTCCTGGCAACGGCTAACCGCTTCTGTGTTGACTGAAAATAATGCAGACAGGACAGATATGTTAGTCACTACTGACTGGTTAGAGCAACACAGTGTTGGactgaaataagaaaatgaaaaataaataatttagtcTGCTTGTTACGCTAAGGATGAGGATCCAGATGGcaaaaatactcactagagcaccaaatgtggattaatcagcgggtgaaaatagtccccaacaaatgcactgtttcctcctgtgtgagtaatgtttgcttgaaactacagtggccaggtgtttttaggaaattactgaggctttttaaaacatgaaactatatatttgtgagcaaatatttttttaaagatttaaatcttcagtaggaaccaatggacTTGGGgttgagtgccacagacagggtagggaagtcagaaggTGTTGAAAGACGGAcgaacacattgttggttttggtcattgtattagatttattttagaATAACGCCATTGTATGCCCTGTATTGAGTAAATAAAACTACTCCTCCTCAGCTAAATGCTCGTTAGGTTTACTCATCTCTACCGATATAGCAGCTAACCAAACTGAAGGTCCTACTGCTACAGTTCTGATCCCCGAAGGAGACATTTATCTGGAGGCGTGGAGGTTGTAGTGACTGGGCGTTCTGTAAAACAGAAGATTGAGACGTTCAGTGCCAAAACAGTGCAGGCCAGAACGAGAGGCAGAGGATCACAAGTCTCAGCACCTGGCAATATAATCACTGAGTTATTGGGTCGTAAGAACAAATTAGTACATCAATGAGCTTGAGAGATGTATTATGGTCAATCTGTGGAATACAAATCTTACTTACTGTCCCTTTTAATGTCACAGGAGTTTGAACCCTGGCTCTCTTGTGAAAAGATGGCCCATCAGCCTGCTGCTGCAATTTTCATGTAGAATCTTTGTCAGCTAGTAAAATCGAGTTTTAAGGGGTAATTGTAGACAAAAGCTTATTTCCTgagattttctgttttcctgttttttcctctcattgtttcctgttttgattTATTGTCCAGATTACATTCCCAAACACCCTTTCCTCTATCACCCTAATTCTTTACTCTCtaatctctctctgctgcagcctAACTTGTACCCGACGGTGGGCCTTCAGACTCCAGGGGAGGTGGTGGACGCCAACTTTGGCCAGCACCCCTTTGTGTTCGACATTGAGGACTACATGCGTGAGTGGAGGACAAAGATCCAGGCCCAGATCGACCGCTTCCCCATCGGAGAGCGCGAGGGCGAGTGGCAGTCCATGATCCAGAAGTAAGCTCACTGTGGAATACAAGCAATTTTGGCaactgattttgatttttaGTTTTAGCCTTTTGGCAAAAATGcgttttagtcacattttagtcatttgattattgtctttttttagacTAGTTTTACAAaagctaaaaacatttttagtctGGTATTTGTCTGTAGGATTTTAGTCTCATTTTCgttgtgctttttaaaatcttctGAGATATAACTTTACTGAAATGCAACATGCTGCTTGTAAGTGCTACAGGTCAAGCAGCTAAATTAACCGAAGAAGAATATTTGGGCGGGGGAGGATACAGTTTTCCACATTAGAAGCATACAATGTGTAATTCCACAGCATGCTGGTTGCTGAGACTTAAACCGTTTTCAGTTCAGTTGTCCGTTTTTGTCTTTCACATTACTATTTAGcgataaaatatttttgacacagtttttgttttcaatggttgtttttaatttattttagtcttgtttttgttcttggAAAAGAGTTtgtcaacaaatatttttgtaatagtTTTTGTTGATGAAATTAACACTGAATACAAGGGAACTTAAGATATGTTGAACATGTTAATTTAATTCAGCTGTAAGACTGCACCAACTTCAGGCTCATTCTGAGCTAACGGGGGTTttagatttactgtatgtaatttattatgtgtttttggAATTCAACTCTTCCTTTTACTCAGGTCAATGCTCATCATATAATAGTTGAAGTTGAGCATTGAGAGTATTGGAAGTTTTGGATGCTGTAGGTAACAGGAAATTACCGCTGACATGACGAGGATCAAGGTCCAGATGGACCACTTCCCCATCAGAGAGCAGGAGCTGTGATCCAGATGTAAAAGCTGTGGGACTCGGTTTCTCTTCATGCCATGCCCTTTTGGGATTAGCTCTCTGTTGCTATGATTACTTGAAGTCCTGAATGGATTTAATCTCCATTTGATGGGGATTGGGGTTGAGGGTGGAGTGGAGAGAGCCATTGCCTTTATCCAGGAAAGTCGCCTCATGGCCTGGGATTGAAAACAGGAAGTTTTTAAGATCACGTCAAATGGGTGAATGGGAAGTGTTGATGTCTTTGTAGAGTAACAGTAACATGATGAGCAGTCTGCAAGAGCAGAGGCCTCTGATCACAAATCTCCCTGCAAACACTGCCGGTAGCATCAGTGGCAGCGAGTTGATTTTTAGGACTGGCTTCATGCGAATAATAAGCGGTCAAGAAGAGGATTCATCCTTGAAAAACactgttgcattgtgggaacaTGTCATTTTAGTGCTGATGGGAGGAGCTTCCCATCCCCTCTCAAGTCAAACATACATTAAACAGTCAGttatcttacacacacacacatatttaaaggataattctggtttattacaacttgggtcttatttttgtagttttggttatcttttgtaataataataatattgtactcACAAAGTTAATCGCTCAAATTTGGGGACACTAAATCTGGAAACAAGCCACAACAGTTTAGccacagacatgaaaacaatTGGATGTGAAAACAGGTGAACGGTacaattattacccaaactgtcctTTTGTAAAACACGGTTTACAAAccaacttcctggttcaactctGACCTTCTGTACTGCACACAATGTTCCTCTACAATGAGGGATATTAAGtgactacaaaaataaaacccaagtaaagtttaaaagttcattcttgaccttggaaacaacagctgacaaaacagtctcaccCCAAGGCCCATTTAGTAGCTCTTCTGCAGCTTTCGACCTTATCAGATGGTCCTCATCAGCAATTTAAGTTTGCTCAATTTCCTCAATCCAAGTTGTGATAAACCAAAATTAACCTTCAAGTGAAATTCTGGGTTTTGGGTGTGATCTTGATAAAACCAACTATATCTGCACTCAAATACTCCAGAGTAAACAACTGTATCCCTACTTACAGCAGCATTTCCCTGTTCAAAATCCATCTGGGTCAGACAGTTTTTATTTAGTCTGCACAGGAAAAGCATAGTTAAATATTGTTTGTGCTTGTTCCAGTTCAACTCAAATCAACAAATCATATTTATTGAATACCTGATTTGCAGTTTTCTAGTTTTTTTAAAGTAGCTCTCTGAGGTATTGTCACAAACAAATCATTTGATTGGaagtaaacaaaaatgtagttgCTGACGTTTTATTCAACTACAGTACCTACATCAGTGTTTGATGAACATGTTTTAACACCCGAACAGTTCAATTTGTCTGGACACACACAAGCTAGTTACCAATATAACCCTATACAATACCGtatacacaaaaacactaaaactaatCAGATGTCTGATAAAATTATAATTTCCCAGTCAGAAAAGCACATATATTAACCATGTCTCTGTTCATTATATTTAATGACAGATGTGTTATAGTTATTTTTGGCTGttcaggggtgtgtgtgtgtgaccagaTGAAGAGAAGCACTTATCTGTTAAGTGTAATGGTCTGTATGATTTTTGCCTGCTGCTGCATCTCATCACTGAgtgtgtttttgatatttactgttttaatctcgctctgtgaagcactttgggctgcAAGTTTGtattaaaggtgctatataaataaagttgcgTATTTCTTGTCTCGGCAGGATGGTGGCTTCCTACCTGGTGCACCACAGCTATTGTGCCACGGCTGAAGCCTTTGCCAAATCCACAGACCAGGCCGTGCACGAGGAGCTGGCCTCCATCAAAAACCGACAGAGTGAGTccttctgtgtttgtatgtttctaAATGATGCTGGTACCAGGTTAAAGATAGGAACCAGGAGTTTTGCAAAGTTGCACAGGATAAAACTGAGTGTCAAATATTCAGGATCTCACAACAGATTTTAAGTAGTAAtctgtgatgtttgtgtgtctgtctgtgttttccagctgtgtcccaaatccatactacacactaattctgagttgttttttattaatgtagTATGTTCATACTGGAAAAGTGAAAGTCTCCCAGACGTTTAATTGGCAGAGACGTTCTAAACTCTCGGTTGCATAATTTCCTGTTAGTTTAAAACAGTAACGAATGTTGATTTATTATCTACTAACTGCCAAAAAAATTATATACTATAAAGATTTGTGTATAGTACAttgaattgggacacagctttcTTTCTTCTTGCACAGTCCTTGGTGCTAAGGTTGATCTCCTGTCAATCACACTATGGGTAGAAACGTTGAATCAGTGTGGGTGTAAATTATCACCAAAATAGAAACACATGCTAAAGAAAAAACACGTACTAACTGAACAAATGTGATCTTCTTCCATTATGAGGTGGCAATAGGTTTAATCTTTTCTATGTTTGCTAGTAAAAACGTTTCTATAAATTTTGCTGCCCGGACAACACGCAAATAGCATCACCATTGGAAAAACATGGTATAAGTATTATCTCTGGTAAACGTGTTTACTGTTGGTTTGCAGAGATCCAGAAGCTGGTGTTGTCAGGTAGAATGGGCGAGGCCATCGAGACCACCCAGCAGCTCTACCCCAACCTCCTGGAGAGGAACCCAGACCTTCTCTTCATGCTCAAGTAAGACCACCGTTTATAAATCACATATTTGACAATTGGAAACCTCTTATTACTTGTGTTtcttaaaataaagacacatttcaaGGAAATCCTGCTGCTTATGTTGCAAAAAGCTGCACGTCCAATTTCTGTGGCATCTTTGGCTTTATTGAAACTGATAAATGTGTTGTGATTGTGATTTAGCAATGATGATATttaatgaaaattatatttaaagaaatggggattgtttgttctttgttttctccTTCACGTGTTTGTCTTCATACCATAATATTCcgatttattaattgtttttgcTCACTTTTTCCTTCTTCTACTGTACTTTTCCAACttgtctctcctccctctgtcctgttcaatcctctcttctctgtatcctttcttttattcctccctcccttctgttGTTCCcttcttcctttgtttctgtgtaCTCTTCCATCCCATCTTTGCTTCATTTTGTCTAtatttctttcctcctcttcattcccttcttcctctgtctctcctctttgtGCCTTTTTAATCTTTCCTTGCTTTGTTGCGGCTTCTGTTTTCTTCCtactttctcctccctccctcccctgcaTCCTCAGGGTGAGACAGTTCATAGAGATGGTGAATGGGACGGACAGTGAGGTGAGGTGTCTGGGAGGTCGCAGCCCAAAGTCTCAGGACAGTTACCCCGGCTCCCCCCGGCCCTTCAGCAGCCCCAGCCACAAAGCCAGCAGCTCCCAGCCCTACCTCCCAGGTACAGTCCAGCTGTGCTCGGTGTATTCACATCTAGAGATTAGAACAGGCCTCAAGTCCATCCTGAGTACAAATACTGCTCCATTTTACACCCAGTGTAACATGGCACACGGCAGCTGTGCAGGCATTCTCTGAATTAACATTTATCTTTTAGGTAGTTTGAAAGTTGGTGTTAGTGACAGATCAGTCTCTAATTGCAAGTTgcaacaaaaatacagtatattttgttaaaattcatATAATTCTAGACGTTTCAGCACCATTTAATAATCACGTTGAaccagaaatacatttaaaaatcaccATGTTGCCTCTGTGTCAAGGTTACACATCAGAATTTGTCAAACCTATAATAAACTCAACTTCACTGGTAATCTGTCTTTGCTGCTAGAAAAGAGAGctgcaccttttttttaaatagcaaagAGTGAGAAACACTTTCATCATGTTTAGTTTTAAGAGGACTCATCAGTATTTGCAGAGCCTTCTCTATATTAGGTAAAGCACTCAACAGTTAAACATCCATCTTTcactctgttgttgttttttagggTTCGACAGCAACTGCTGTAATGGCGTGACGTCTAATAAGAGCCACAGCTCCTCCCCTCACAGTCACAAGCCCTGCCCCCCAGGCTCTGGCTCCACCCTCCCAGCGTCTGACATTAGCCTCAACGGAGCCGCAGCCAACAGCCCATAACCAGGTACTGTGAGAAACCACGTTAACACAAACagcatttcatttaatttgctTATAAAGCTGAATTGATGCTTGGAAACTGGCTGGGCGATAACAACCCCTCGTAGGAAGTGCACAGAGAAACGTAAATCTACTTGGCTGAAACAAATTACTGTAAATTCAACAAGAATTCATTATCTTAACCTATTTCTCTGCAGATATTCAGATTTATATTTACTCCTATATAAGCCAATACAGGAAAAACTGCTGCGTATTTAACTGTATTTAATATCATAAATTGCCTCTAACAAAGTGTAAGCTTAAAGAACGACTTAACTGCAGCTAATCCTCGAGTGGTTTAACATCTCCACCTTGccgcagtgatgtagaagtgtactccagggtgtgtccgtacaccatgacatcactgttgggtgtggttacagttAATTAGACATCCTGTCCAGGAAATTGGCATTATCTTGACACAAAATCAGATGAATCAGTGGTAAAGAACGTGTTTCACATGAGATAGCTCTCAGCGTTTTAATTTtcagtgacattatgaaatcaACAGCCAGAGGAGGAGTTACTGTACTTCCTGTGAGCTGTCACACATACTGACTGTTTCTCTGTCCTTCTCCTTGTGTCTCGCCTCAGTAGCGATGTGGATATGGAGGTTGACCACTTCACCAACGGAGTGACAGAATCATCCTCCAATGGTTTCCTCAACGGCAGCTCCAAACACACCACCGAGCCTGACGACTGTGACGCAGACATGGGTgggtagagtgtgtgtgtaggtattAGTGACTTAATTTGAGCATTTATCAGCATGGTAACTTACCCCTGGTTGccttttttgtgcatttgtgccCTGGTTGATAAGGCGGTCTATTCTAGCAGCCTCTTTGGCAGGAGTTGTGCTCTTTTCTAACATCTAGTTGGCTGTAAGAATTCTGGGATGAACCACTGGTGAGAAACTCAGTTTTCTGCCCTGCCTTTTCTCTGTAAGGAAGAGACAGTATTATTCTATAAAATTTCCTTTTTGAGCCCTCTGTGGTAATCAAGGATTGGAAGCCTTTTCTACTGTTGCTGTCATTGTAAGTGCTCCAGCTAAATGTCTGTACTATAAATGTAGCATCACATTCATCCTACATTCAAACATGCCCGTTTTGCATGTTGAACTTGCTGTGGCTCTGCAGAGGTGGAGTCAGCTCAGTCCAAGAGGCAGCTGTGCGGCGGGAGCCAGGCGGCCATCGAGAGGATGATCCATTTCGGCAGGGAGCTCCAGAGCATGAGCGAACACCTCCGCCGCGAGTGTGGCAAGAACTCGGCCAACAAGAAGATGCTGAAGGTAACAGAGAAATCTCTTAGCTTACTTGATCCATGCTGTGCGAACTTATTGTTgatttttgtactgtatttttgtagGTCGTATACCTCTTTTTGTGTTAAGACAACATTCATTACAGCATTAATAAAACTGTTTGTACAAAAACATACTAAAAGTCAACAAATAGCAGCCTGAGTGCTGCTAGGTAGAAGACGCATCAAATTCTAAATAAATGGAAAGCTACAGACAGaaggaattaaaataaaacacagcatgcaaaagacaaataatggtttatttatgtatacatgtacacacaccttTGAATTCACCATGACAATGTTTTTCTggcc from Siniperca chuatsi isolate FFG_IHB_CAS linkage group LG13, ASM2008510v1, whole genome shotgun sequence includes:
- the ranbp9 gene encoding LOW QUALITY PROTEIN: ran-binding protein 9 (The sequence of the model RefSeq protein was modified relative to this genomic sequence to represent the inferred CDS: inserted 1 base in 1 codon), which translates into the protein MSGQSSGCGFLMSVVVHGDSALNEQEKELNQRLRRLYPAVNENETPLPRSWSPKDKFSYIGLSQNNLRVHYKGHGKTPKDAASVRATHPIPAACGVYYFEVKIISKGRDGYMGIGLSAQGVNMNRLPGWDKHSYGYHGDDGHSFCSSGTGQPYGPTFTTGDVIGCCVNLINNTCFYTKNGHSLGIAFTDLPPNLYPTVGLQTPGEVVDANFGQHPFVFDIEDYMREWRTKIQAQIDRFPIGEREGEWQSMIQKMVASYLVHHSYCATAEAFAKSTDQAVHEELASIKNRQKIQKLVLSGRMGEAIETTQQLYPNLLERNPDLLFMLKVRQFIEMVNGTDSEVRCLGGRSPKSQDSYPGSPRPFSSPSHKASSSQPYLPGFDSNCCNGVTSNKSHSSSPHSHKPCPPGSGSTLPASDISLNGAXSQQPITSSDVDMEVDHFTNGVTESSSNGFLNGSSKHTTEPDDCDADMEVESAQSKRQLCGGSQAAIERMIHFGRELQSMSEHLRRECGKNSANKKMLKDAFSLLAYSDPWNSPVGYQLDAIQREPVCSTLNSAILETHNLPKQPPLAQAVGQAAQCLAIMARTGSGSCAFASVDDYLH